The genomic interval AATCCGCAGGCGTAAAGCCTGCGGCTACATCATTCATGGAAACCTTTGCCCAAACGCCTGTCACCGCGCCCTAAAGAGAAATCTTTTTTCGGCTTCCGGGCTTTGAGATCGGAATACCCTTTTTACACAGAGGACATTCTTCAGGACGATAAGTGATTACGGGCATTTCCAGAACAGCGTATTTGGGAACATTAAATTTGATCCGGTTATCACTTCGATCCACGATAAAGCCTGTTCCCACAATATGCGCATTTTCTGTCTGTAAAAGTTTGATCAATTCACGAACCGATCGTCCGGTTGTGAGTACGTCTTCTACAATGAGACCCTTTTCGCCTTCTTCAATATCGAACCCTCTTCGCAGGGTCATTTCATCGGTTTCTTTTGACCGTTCCGTAAAAATAAACCGGGTTTTAAGAGCTCGTGCCACCTCGTGCCCAATAATGAGTCCCCCCATGGCCGGTGAAATGACAAAATCAATATCGTAATCGTTAAAATATTCCGCAATATCCGTCCCCAGTTCCTCGGCATATTGAGGATATTGCAAAACCCTGGCACACTGAAAATACTGGGAGCTGTGCAAACCGGATGACAACAAGAAATGTCCCTCCAAAAGTGCTCCCGTATCTTCAAATATTTTAATAATTTCACCCTGATTCATTTTCGTACCTAATCCCTTATTTTCCCTTTATTCTGTGAATTCTTGAAAAATAAAATCTATCAAGGTGTCGTCCGAACAGATGTTCTCTACATGAGATAGGCATTAATTTCATCCCGCAGCTTCTCAGCGGCTGCACGGGATTTCTGTGCAAAATCAAAATCGTCAGAGTGGTACAAAATGCCGCGGCTGGAATTAATCAGGAATCCGCCATTTCGTGAATCTCGCGCATTTTCGACGGATAATTTCAAATCACCCCCCTGAATACCGACTCCCGGAATTAACAGCGGCAGGTCCGGGGCGATGGTCCGAATCTTCTTCAAATGCTCCGCTTTGGTGGCACCCACAACCAGGCCGCAGTTTCCATTTACATTCCACTCAACCGCTTTTTCGGCCACCTTTTCAAATAAAAAGTTCTTGCCATCTGAAAAAAACTGAAAGTCCCCGGCACTCTCGTTGGAAGTTAAACAAAGAATAAAGACCCCCTTGGTCTCATCTTCCAAAAACGGGGCAATCGCATCGTACCCCATGTACGGATTAAGGGTAACGGCATCGAAGGAGAGTTCTTTGAAAAAGGCATCCCGATATTTTCGGGAGGAATGGGCTACATCACCGCGTTTCCCATCGGCAATTTTAATCACGGAATCCGGCATCACGTCCAGTGTTTTTTTCAAAGAGCGCCAACCCTGAACGCCGTAGGCCTCATAAAAAGCCATATTTAATTTGTACGCCGTTGCGATGTCTGATGTCGCATGAATGATGGATTTATTAAATTCCAAAATCGGCGCTTCAAAATCTAACAAAAAACCGGGAATCCGGTCCATATCCACGTCCAGGCCAATGGACAGAAAGCTCTTTTTCTGTTCCGAAAGGACTTTCAATCGCTCGTTAAATGTCATTGGGCCTCCGTTTTTTCTAAAAGTTAAAATAAATTGCCGTAAGAATCAATAAAAATTTATTTTTTTGTCTTTGATTATTTCTTAATTTTTATTATAATTAACAAGATTTTAAATGGATTCAGGAATTACGTTTCTTTAGCCTGAAAAATTCATTGGCCACAAAATCATGAAGCCACAAAGGTTTAATAAACCAAAAGATAAATAAGTATTCATTGAAACAGGACTTCAAAATGACCTCAGAAAAATCAATCCGGGTGCCTTACGTTCTATTATCCGTTTTCTTCGGGGGATTGGCCGCGGTTCTTTTCAGCCTTCCAACAGCGTCTTTTTCTTCTACGGTTTTTACGATCCTCCAGCTTTGCCGAAATGCCATTTTATTGATTTTTCTTTATTTTCTTTTTGAAAAATCCTTTTCAATGGAACTTTACACAAAAATTCTCCTGGGATTAATCCTGGGAGCGGTTGCCGGACTCTTGCTCCATCAGTCGATTGTGGAATTCAAACCCGTGGGTACGGCTTTTATTCGGCTCATCCAGATGGTCGTGATGCCCCTGGTATTTGCGTCGCTTTTTATTGGAACCGCAAGCCTCGGGGATATCGGCAAGATGGGGCGAATTGGTGGGAAAACCCTGATTTTTTATCTGCTCTACACGGCCTTTGCGGTGGGTGTTGGACTTGTTTTGGCCAATCTTTTTCAACCGGGCAGCGGGCTTCCCGAACATATTAAGACAGCTCTCATGCAAAACTACAGTGCTCAGGCCGGATCGAAAGTAGCCAGCGCCGCAAAACCCAGCATTGTGAACACCTTTCTCAATATTATCCCCACCAATCCCTTCCAGGCACTCAGTCAGGGTGTGCTCTTGCAGATTATTTTCTTTGCCATCTTCGGAGGAGCCGTTACTACCATGATTCCCTCCGAAAAGGGGAAACTTCTGATTCGTTTTATGGATGCCCTAAATGATCTCATGATTCAAACCGTTCACATCGTAATAAAAGTGGCACCTTACGGGGTTTTTGCTCTCATTGCCAGCGTGGTTGGCAGTTTTGGAATGGAGATTCTGGTCTCTCTGTTGAAATATTCCCTCTTGACTATTGCAGGACTTCTTTTTCTTAATTTCACCTACCCTTTTGTCGTGCGTATTTTGGGAGGAATGAAACCGGCGCAATTTCTAAAGGGTATTTTACCCGCCCAATTGGTGGCATTCAGCACCAGTTCCAGTTCGGCAACGCTTCCCGTAACCATTGAAGTCAGTGAAACCAATCTCGGGGTGCCCAACGATATTGCCAGTTTTGTACTTCCGTTGGGTGCCACCATCAACATGAACGGAACCGCCCTCTATCAGGGAATATCCGCTTTGTTCATCGCCCAGGTTTACGGAATGCATTTAACGATAGGGGACCAGCTCATTATCGTTCTTACAGCAACGCTGGCTTCAGTTGGAACGGCCGGTGCCCCGGGTGTGGGTATGCTGATGCTGGTTATTGTTCTTAAACAAATTGGCATTCCGTTGGAGGGCATTGCCTTAATTCTGGGTGTGGAACGGATTCTGGACATGTTTCGCACTACCATTAATATCACGGGCGATACGGCGGCCGCGGTGGTCGTGGCGGCATCCGAAGGAGAACTGAAAATCCCCGGCGCAGATTAAATCCTTAAAATTGAGGAAATTGGAATGTCCAAAAATCTGAAATGGATAACCGTCGCTTTCATTTTGATCGGTTTTATTTTTTTGCGGGAACAGACGTCTCTCATTCATTTCAACACCTCGGCCAAGGATTTCGGATGGTGGTCGCTCCTGCCCGCATTTCTGACCATTGTCCTTTGCTTTCTTACCCGGGAGGTCATTTCTTCTCTTTTTCTGGGCATTTTTCTGGGCGGAATTATCAGCGGCCACTACAACATCGTACAGGATTTTTTGATCCCCTCTATCGGAAGTAAAAAATACGGCGAGATTCTTCTGGTTTACCTGTGGAGTCTTGGGGGACTCATCGGCATCTGGACGCGCACCGGTGGGGCACAGTATTTCGCCGAATTGGCTGGTAAAAAAATCGTGCGCGGGCGTAAATCGGCCAAATTTTTCGCCTTTCTTCTCGGACTGCTTTTTCACCAGGGCGGAACCATCAGCACCATTCTGGCGGGCTCCACGGCCAAACCCATTACGGATGCCCAGGGCGTCAGCCATGAAGAAGTGTCGTACATTATCGATTCTACGGCGTCGCCTGTTGCCACACTTCTTCCGTTTAACGTCTGGCCCATTTACATTGGGGGACTGGTTGTAGGAACCACACCGCTGTTTGCCAGTCTGGATGTGAGCAAAACGTTTCTTTTCAAGGCCATTCCTTTTAATTTTTACGCTATTTTTGCGGTTCTTTTTACCTTCCTGTTTTCAATTGAAAAACTCCCCTGGTACGGGAAAAAAATGAAAGCCGCAATGAATCGGGTCAAATCCACCGGAAA from Calditrichota bacterium carries:
- a CDS encoding orotate phosphoribosyltransferase, which produces MNQGEIIKIFEDTGALLEGHFLLSSGLHSSQYFQCARVLQYPQYAEELGTDIAEYFNDYDIDFVISPAMGGLIIGHEVARALKTRFIFTERSKETDEMTLRRGFDIEEGEKGLIVEDVLTTGRSVRELIKLLQTENAHIVGTGFIVDRSDNRIKFNVPKYAVLEMPVITYRPEECPLCKKGIPISKPGSRKKISL
- the pyrF gene encoding orotidine-5'-phosphate decarboxylase → MTFNERLKVLSEQKKSFLSIGLDVDMDRIPGFLLDFEAPILEFNKSIIHATSDIATAYKLNMAFYEAYGVQGWRSLKKTLDVMPDSVIKIADGKRGDVAHSSRKYRDAFFKELSFDAVTLNPYMGYDAIAPFLEDETKGVFILCLTSNESAGDFQFFSDGKNFLFEKVAEKAVEWNVNGNCGLVVGATKAEHLKKIRTIAPDLPLLIPGVGIQGGDLKLSVENARDSRNGGFLINSSRGILYHSDDFDFAQKSRAAAEKLRDEINAYLM
- a CDS encoding dicarboxylate/amino acid:cation symporter — its product is MELYTKILLGLILGAVAGLLLHQSIVEFKPVGTAFIRLIQMVVMPLVFASLFIGTASLGDIGKMGRIGGKTLIFYLLYTAFAVGVGLVLANLFQPGSGLPEHIKTALMQNYSAQAGSKVASAAKPSIVNTFLNIIPTNPFQALSQGVLLQIIFFAIFGGAVTTMIPSEKGKLLIRFMDALNDLMIQTVHIVIKVAPYGVFALIASVVGSFGMEILVSLLKYSLLTIAGLLFLNFTYPFVVRILGGMKPAQFLKGILPAQLVAFSTSSSSATLPVTIEVSETNLGVPNDIASFVLPLGATINMNGTALYQGISALFIAQVYGMHLTIGDQLIIVLTATLASVGTAGAPGVGMLMLVIVLKQIGIPLEGIALILGVERILDMFRTTINITGDTAAAVVVAASEGELKIPGAD
- a CDS encoding sodium:proton antiporter, translating into MSKNLKWITVAFILIGFIFLREQTSLIHFNTSAKDFGWWSLLPAFLTIVLCFLTREVISSLFLGIFLGGIISGHYNIVQDFLIPSIGSKKYGEILLVYLWSLGGLIGIWTRTGGAQYFAELAGKKIVRGRKSAKFFAFLLGLLFHQGGTISTILAGSTAKPITDAQGVSHEEVSYIIDSTASPVATLLPFNVWPIYIGGLVVGTTPLFASLDVSKTFLFKAIPFNFYAIFAVLFTFLFSIEKLPWYGKKMKAAMNRVKSTGKLDRDGAQPLISKELTSMKIPDDYKPSSWDFLLPIGVLLAVSIGPYVLYGKLHVSEAFVLSVLTSIFLALYKGMPLKTIMEGFVDGCKGVTIGAIILGLAVTLGAVSKEVGTANFLIRTTSALINPVFLPAILLFATMVIAFSTGTSWGTYAVVFPIAMPLAYAVNPDPFYNLLCFAAVTGGSVYGDQCSPISDTTILSALATGTDLMDHVTTQLPLATVAAGIGAVLYTVLALLVV